A genome region from Nocardia sp. NBC_01730 includes the following:
- a CDS encoding TetR/AcrR family transcriptional regulator, translating into MATPHEPKQDRSRATRQRLLVATIDCLAEMGWAAATVAVVAERAGVSRGAAQHHFPTREDLITAALEYMFDTRSGQAIVEAATLPEPVCGVARTQAVVAGLVESYTSPLFKAALQVWTHAAADPALRERIVPLEARFGRASHRRAVKALGADDSDPAAHHLVQATLDMARGLGLADVLTDDSARRKRIVEQWAVTLHAALHPPP; encoded by the coding sequence ATGGCGACACCGCACGAACCCAAGCAGGACCGCAGCCGAGCCACCCGGCAGCGCCTGCTCGTCGCGACCATCGACTGCCTGGCCGAAATGGGCTGGGCGGCAGCGACGGTCGCCGTCGTCGCCGAACGCGCGGGGGTGTCGCGCGGCGCGGCGCAGCATCACTTCCCGACCAGGGAGGACCTGATCACTGCCGCGCTGGAGTACATGTTCGACACCCGCAGCGGGCAGGCCATCGTGGAGGCGGCGACGCTGCCGGAACCGGTCTGCGGCGTCGCCCGCACGCAGGCGGTGGTTGCGGGGCTGGTCGAGTCCTACACCAGCCCCTTGTTCAAGGCGGCCCTCCAGGTCTGGACCCACGCGGCCGCCGATCCGGCCCTGCGCGAACGCATCGTCCCGCTCGAGGCACGCTTCGGGCGGGCCTCACACCGCCGCGCGGTCAAGGCCCTCGGCGCCGACGACTCCGACCCCGCCGCCCACCACCTGGTCCAAGCGACCCTCGACATGGCCCGCGGGCTCGGACTCGCCGACGTCCTCACCGACGACTCGGCCCGCCGAAAACGAATCGTGGAGCAGTGGGCGGTGACCCTGCACGCCGCCTTGCACCCACCGCCCTGA